In the genome of Mytilus edulis chromosome 3, xbMytEdul2.2, whole genome shotgun sequence, one region contains:
- the LOC139517813 gene encoding uncharacterized protein: MLNVFQQFCKEKFPVVQPFPSTSIMIAHFISFLFLKNYQPSTIASYISAISFVHKLNFWSDPTDSFFIKKIIKGAQNLRSSSDNRLPITKEILSKLVAAIPVVVQSPYNQILLRAMMSMAFYCFLRIGEMAVKSESRKNNVIQLSDLNIEFENKVSKRMTVTMRNYKHMQPKTISIDKNTSNIACPVMAMSSYLNLVKHYSCPLFQFPCGTSVSYAFFSASLKAVFNFVGLNTQFYKGHSLKIGAATSAAAKGVSLEVIQQMGRWKSNAVKNYIRLHYF, encoded by the coding sequence ATGCTCAATGTATTCCAgcaattttgtaaagaaaaatttCCTGTAGTACAACCATTTCCATCTACAAGCATTATGATagcacattttatttcatttcttttcttaAAGAATTATCAGCCATCTACAATAGCATCCTACATTTCTGCCATCAGTTTTGTTCATAAACTTAATTTTTGGAGTGATCCTACagattcattttttattaagaaaattattaaagggGCCCAAAATCTAAGAAGTTCAAGTGATAATAGATTACCAATCACCaaagaaattttgtcaaaattagtAGCAGCAATTCCGGTAGTTGTACAAAGTCCCTACAATCAAATTTTGCTAAGAGCAATGATGTCCATGGCTTTTTACTGTTTTCTTCGTATAGGCGAGATGGCTGTTAAAAGCGAAAGCAGGAAAAATAATGTCATTCAATTATCTGATTTAAATATAGAGTTTGAAAACAAGGTTTCAAAGCGAATGACGGTCACAATGAGGAATTATAAACACATGCAGCCAAAAACTATTTCAATTGACAAAAATACTAGCAATATAGCTTGTCCAGTTATGGCTATGTCTAGTTATTTAAATTTGGTTAAACATTATTCTTGTCCCCTCTTTCAATTTCCATGTGGCACATCAGTATCATATGCTTTCTTCAGCGCATCACTTAAGGCGGTTTTTAATTTCGTTGGTTTAAACACCCAGTTTTATAAAGGTCACAGTCTTAAAATAGGGGCTGCAACATCAGCAGCAGCCAAGGGTGTATCTTTAGAAGTTATTCAACAAATGGGGAGATGGAAATCAAACGCTGTAAAAAATTATATAAGGTTACATTATTTTTGA